In Helicobacter sp. MIT 99-5507, the sequence ATCATTTTCTTTACCCTGTGCTAAAAAATATCTCTTTATCATTCCTAGATGCACCCAAAAACAGCCGATATTTCGCACACCTTTATGTCCTATTCCGTTTTGAGTTTCTACTCCGTGATCTGCAAAATAATAATACAAATTCTTAGAATCTGGTGCAAAGATAGAAGTATCTACCCCACCATTTAAACAATAGAATCTATCATAATGAATTTTTAGAGGAATAAACATTTTTTTTAAAAGCGATTTTTTTAATGGAGAACATAGAATCTTATTTATGCTAGATTCTATATCTTGCTGCTGCCCCCCCCCTATTTAATAGTGCAGATTGATGAAGTGTAAGCTGGATTCCACTAAGTCCAAAGCTCACTTTTTTGTTTATCAAAGTTACTAATTTTACATAAGTTTTAAGTGGCAAGATTCTAACCAAGATATTATAAAATGGATTACATAATTTGCCTATTACTTTATCAAAAAAGCTTCGATTGGCTTTTGTATAAATATCACTTGAGAGTATTGCTTCTCTTAGTTCAAGTAATTTTTGCGTAAAATATATTTGGTCAGCATCAATTTTCATATAATATTTATAGCTTATTTCTTTTAATCCAAAATTTGAATAATGTGCAAAACTATGGATGCTTCTATTGTCATTGCAACTATTATCATCATTTTTTATGTGTGAGCCGATAAATGTGCCTGTTTGTAGTGTGTAGTAAAATAGTTTTATTTTATCCCCATATCTTTCTTTTGCCTCTTTTGCTATTTTATAAGTCTCATCAATGCCACTTTCATTTATATATGGCTGGATTGTGATTATTAATTCATCAAGAGCAGGCATAGCAGAATCTATAGCTTCTTTTATGCTAAAGACTTCATTTTTTGCCCTTAAATGTCCGCTAATGCCAAGTGGGCGACTAGAATCTAGTGCTTTTATCTCACTATTTTTGATAGTAAATGGTGAATGTATCTCTTTTGAGAAATATTTAGAGCTAAAATCATAAGATTCAAATACTAAATCTGGAGATTTTTTCATTTAACGCCTTATTATTTAGATTTTACAATAGCTTTTAATTGTTTATTATTATGTAGCTTGTTTTTGATTTTAATTATATAATAGTTTTTTTGTATAATGCGAATTTACTTAAAATTGAAGCATCATAAACAAACTGCATCTACCAAGGAGAAATTTATGAGTGATAAAATTGCTAAAAGAAAAAAGATTTATAATCCAGAATCTAGTGAAAGTGTAAATGAAAGAAAGGTATTTAATGGCGATCCAACAAGTATGTTTGATTTAAATAAGATTAAATATCAATGGGCTTACAATCTATGGAAAGTGATGCTTGCAAATACTTGGTTTCCAGAAGAAGTTGGCATGGCACAAGATAAAAGAGACTATGTAAGCGGACTAACAGAGCAAGAAAAACTTGGCTATGATAGGGCTTTAGCACAGCTTATTTTTATGGATTCTTTACAAACAAATAATCTAATTGACAATGTAAATCCATACATAACAAGCCCAGAGCTTAATTTGATATTGGTTCGTCAAGCGTATGAAGAGGCTTTGCATTCACAAAGTTATGATGTTATGGTGCAAGCAATCAGTGATAATAGCGATGAAATATATGAAATGTGGCGTAGAGATGTAGAGCTAAGAAATAAAAATGATCATATAGCAGATGTTTATATGGATTTGGCAAAGAATCCAACAGAACAAAATTTATTAAAGGCATTTTTTGCAAATCAGATTCTAGAGGGCATATATTTTTATTCGGGATTCTCATATTTTTATACACTTGCAAAAAGTGGAAAAATGCTTGCAAGTGCAAATATGATTAGATTTATTCAAAGAGATGAAGTAACTCATCTTGTGCTATTTTCATCACTCATTAATTCTGTAAAAAAAGAGAGACCAGATTTATTTACCAAATCATTAGAAGAAGAAGTGATTGAGATGTTTAGAAAAGCTGTAGATTTAGAATCTTCTTGGGGTGAATATATCACACAAGGGCAGATTCTAGGGCTAACAATAGAAATTATTAGACAATATATAGAATATTTAGCTGATGAGAGATTAGAGAGAGTTGGTATGAAAAAACTCTACAATGTAAAACATCCTATAAAATGGGTAGATCAATTTAGTAGCTTTAATGATCAAAAAGCTAATTTCTTTGAATCTAAAGTTACAAACTATTCAAAAGGGAGTATTTCGTTTGATGACTTTTAATAAACGGCTATATGCTCTGCAGCTTAAAACAAAATTTGATTTTGAAGACAATTTAAAAAATATCGAAAATATATCAAAAGGTTGTGGTGAAAATGCGATCATTGTAACTCCAGAGGTTGCTATTAGCGGATTTTGTTATCAAAGAATGGATAAAGCAAGTGAATTTTCAAAAATAGCAACAGAAAGGCTTATAAAAGCTAGCGAAGATAAGACTATAGTAACTACAATGATAGAAAAATACAATAATAAATATTGGAATAATCTAAAAGTCTTTTCACGCGGTGTTATGGTGCATAAACAAACAAAAAGTAAGCTTTTTCCACTTGGCAATGAACATCATCACTTTGGCAGTGGTAAAGAAAGTGAGATTTGTTTATTTGATATTGATGGTATTAAATGTGGAGCATTAAATTGCTTTGAGATTAGATTCCCGCATTTGTGGAATCTTATACGCGGTGCAGAGATTATATTTGTTCCAGGTCAATGGGGCAAGGAGAGAAAAGAGCATTGGGAGACTTTAAGTAGGGCATTGGCTATTGCAAATCAAGCATTTGTTATTTGTGCAGATTCTGCAAATTATTCTATGGCTAAAGGAAGTGCTATAATCTCTCCTTTTGGTGTTGTTATCAAAAATGATAAAAGAGAAGTAGTATCTAGCGAAGTAGATTTAAGCGAAATTAAAAAAATGCGTAAATATATCAATGTAGGGCTTGCATGAGTATTCAACATCGCCAACTAGAACGTATGGTAGATAATATAGATTCTAAATTTAAACTATCACCAAAAGTAAAAGAAGCAATGCTTAAAGTGCCAAGAGAGGTTTTTGTGCCTTCTGCAATGCATCATAATGCATATAATCTTGATGCATTGCCTATAGGGCTAAATCAATTTATTAGCTCACCTTTCACGGTTGCAAAAATGACAGAATATCTTGAAAGCAATGGCTGTGATAGCGTGCTTGAAATTGGTTGTGGTAGCGGATATCAAGCTGCAATTTTGTCTAAATTATTTAGAAGAGTATTTAGTATTGAGAGAATTGATAAGCTAAGAAGAGAAGCTGCAGAGCGATTTAGAACTCTTGATATTATGAATGTTAGCATTAGATTTGATGATGGACAAAATGGCTGGGAGATGTATGCGCCATTTGATAGGATATTATTTTCTGCAGCAGCCTCAAATATATCAGATAAATTAGCAAGTCAATTAGCAGAAGGTGGAATCCTAGTAGCCCCGATGATAGAATCTAATGATAAACAAGTGATAAAACGATTTATAAAAAAGAATTCAAAATTACAATTATTAGACATTAAGGGTGAGTGCTCATTTGTCCTTATAAAGAATAATGTGGAGAATTATTGATGTTAGATTTGATTGCAATATTGCTTGGGCTTTGCTTTGGCTCATTTTTAAATGTCGTAATTATTAGAATCCCTCAAAATAAAAGTGTAATACTCCCATCAAGCAGCTGTCCTCATTGTGGAAATAAACTAAAACCATATCACAATATCCCTGTTTTATCATATATATTTTTAGGCGGAAAATGTGGATTTTGCAAAAGTAAAATTTCTATTATGTATCCTATTGTAGAATCTGTTTCAGCAGTCCTTGCATATGCTATTTATTTAAAATTTGGATATAGCTTCGCGGCATTATTTATCGCTCTTAGTGTTTTATTATTTTTTGCTTTGTGCATAATTGATCTAAAAACACTAGAAGTGCCAGATAGCGTGAATTTTTCTGCATTTATATTTGCATTAATTGGTGGAATCTTGCATTTTGGAGATTTTTTGTTTGTTGTAGCTAGTGCATTATCTTTGGCAGGATTTATGACTTTGCTTCGATTTGCTATGCAAAATATAACTAAAAAAGATGTTTTAGGTGAGGGAGATATCATCATTATCGCAACAATGGGGGCATTACTTGGGTGGAAAATCACATTTTTTGCTATTTTTTTATCGGCATTGTTTGCTTTAGTTGTATTATTGATATTATCTAAAAAGGATTACAAAGTCCCATTTGTTCCATTTTTATTTTTAGGAACATTGCCAACTTTATTTTTTCCAGAGTTTTTTAATGCCTATATTGAAAATTATATTATCCAAGCCTAAATGAAGTCTAAAGAGTTATGATTACAGATTTTTTTCACAATAGTGTAAGGTATTATTTATTTTCATCATTTGCAAAATTATTTTTTGTATTTTTTATTATTTTATTTTTTATATCATCAATAGTAGTTTTAATAGGCATTGCAGGGGTTACATTTGTTGTAAAAATATCTTTTGGTGAGTTGCTATATTTGTATTTATATTCTTTACCAAATAGTATATTTTTCATACTTCCAATAACTTTTTTTGCCACAGCAGTTTTGTCTCTATCAAAATTATCTTATGATTATGAATTATTAGTATTTTTTTCATTAGGCATTAGCCCTAGTTCAATAATAAAAGTATTTTTGCCAATTAGTATTTTAATCAGTATGACTTTGCTTATTTTTTCCCTTGCTATCGTGCCATTATCTAATTCTGCTTATAGAAATTTTATTGATGAAAAAAAAACAAATATAGATGTAAATATCAAGCCTGGTGAGTTTGGGCAGCAGCTTGGAAATTGGCTAATTTATGTAGATAATGTTGAAAATAGAGAATATCAAAATCTAGTCTTATTTTCTAAGAATGGTTTGGAATTTGAAAGTTTTATTCTTGCAAATAAAGGCAATGCAAAAAATGCTTTTGGTGTTTTTGAAATGGATTTGCATAATGGTATAGCTTATATTGCAGATAGTGATAATTTTAAAAAAATTATATTTGAAAATATGATTGTTAGGAATAAATTAGGCGAGGCACGTCTTAGAAGTTATGATTTATTTGATTATTGGAGCAAAGCTTTTGATGGTAGCTCAAAAAAATTATCGCAGCTATTTTCACAATCTGTTTTAATATCACTTTTTCCTTTGTTTAGTATCGCTTTGCTTCCTTTATTTGGTATCGCAAATCCTAGATTCCATAAAAATTTTTCTTATCTTTATATCATTGTATCAATCCTTATTTTTTATACATTTACATATATTATTTCAAGCAATATTCCATTGCTTGGGATTCCTATTTTATTGCTATTATGGGGATTTGTATCATATATTCTTTATAGGCGATTTATTTTAAAATTTTATTAAAGGAGCGAGGTTGGATCATAATATTGGACATTTTGTGATAGAAAATGCAAATTATATTTCTATTTTTATTATAGCTTTGAGTGCTTCATTTTCACATTGCCTTGGAATGTGTGGTGGGATAGTGATGGCATATAGCAGGATTGGAGTGCAAAGCAGGGCTAAGAGATTTGCTTCGCATTTTATATATGGTTTTGGAAGAATTACTACATATATGATTATCGGTGCAATAAGTGCATTTTTAGGCAGTGGAATTGCTGTATCACAAAGCACAAAAGGCGGTGTTTTTATAATCATTGGTTTTATTATGATGTTGTTTGGAATCTTTTTTTTGCTAAATCCTAAGGTATTGGCTTTTTTTGAGATAAATATAATAAATAATAGAATCTTTAAAAAACTTTTTTCTTATTTTTTGAGTAAGAATAATTTATCTAGCTTTTATTTTTTAGGTTTATTAAATGGTGCTATTCCATGCGGTATAGTATATTTTTTCGCTCTTAGTGCAAGTGTAAGTGGTGGAATCTTTAATGGTGCTATTGTCATGTTCATATTTGGTATAGCTACGCTTGTGCCTATGGTTTTATTTGGATTATTTAATTCATTTTTATCCAGTATAAAATATAGAAATATTATGAATAAAATATTTGGTATTTTGATTTTAATTTTTGGTGTTTGGACTATTATAAAAGGTTTTAGAATCTTATTTTCTTAAAATAGAGAGGAATTATGCAAAAGGCTGTATTTTTTGATAGAGATGGCATTGTAAATGTTGATACACAATATATTTATAAAATAGAAGATTTTGTATATGTAGATGGGTTTTTGGATTTATTTAAATCTTGTAAAAACAAAGGTTATTTGCTATTTATCGTTACAAATCAATCTGGGATTGGCAAAGGATATTATTCATTGCAGGATTTTTTAAAATTAAGTTCATTTATGCAAGATGATTTAAAATCTAGGCTTGGATTTTCTTTTGATAAGATTTATTATTGTGCTCATGATGTAGATTTTAAATGTGAATGCAGAAAGCCAAATATTGGGATGATAAAGCAAGCATTGAATGATTTTGATATAGATTTAAAGCAATCTTATATCATTGGCGATAAAGAAAGCGATGTTGAAGCTGGTATAAATAGTGGCATAAATACAACTATCTTGTTTTCTACAAAAAATGTAGCTTCAAAAGCGGATTTTGTTGTAGATTCTCTTTATCAAGTAAATAGTATAATAAAATAATCTTTTTTATATATGAAGGGTGTATTGTGAAATATATTTATGATGATTTAAAAGATAAAAATATTTTAATTACAGGTGGAGCAGGGTTTATTGGTAGTAATATAGTGCATTATCTAAATAGATATCATGGAGAATCTAAAATATTTATATTTGATAAATTTAGAGATAATACAACTTTTGAAAATGGAAATTTAACTTCGCTTGGGCATTTTAAAAATCTATTAAATTTTAAAGGTGAAGTTATAGTTGGAGATTTGGCAAATAGCAATGATTTGAAAAAATTAGATAAATATAAATTTGATTATATTTTTCATGAAGGTGCGATTTCTGATACTACTTGCAAAAATCAAGAATTGATAATAAAGACAAATTTTGAGAGTTTGGATTATTTTATAAATAAGATAAAAGAGAGTGAAGGGGTATTGATTTATGCATCATCTGCTGCGACATATGGCAATTCAAAAGCTCCAAATATAGTCGGTAGTGGAGAATCTCCAGAAAATGCATATGGATTCTCAAAGCTATTAATGGATATGAAACTTCGTGAAATTATTCAAAATAATGAAGATGAAAATTTTAAAATTATTTCCCTTAGATATTTTAATGTATATGGAAGTAGGGAATATTTCAAAGGCTCTACCGCGTCAATGATATTACAGCTTGCTCTTCAAGCCCTAAGAAACAAAAAGGTTAAGTTATTTGAGTTTGGTGAGCAAATTAGGGATTTTGTATATATCAAAGATGTAGTTCAAGCAAATATAAAAGCCATAGAAGTAAATAAAAGCGGAATCTACAATGTAGGAAGTGGAGTTGCTAGAAGTTTTAATGATATTGTAGATATTTTAAAATTGCATATTGGTGATTTTGAAGTAGAATATATAAAAAATCCTTATAGCTTTTATCAAAATCATACACAAGCAGATATATCACAAACTATAAAAGATTTATTTTATGAGCCTAGATATACTCTAGAATCTGGAATAAAAGATTATATTGATGAAATAAAAAGGATATACAAAGATACAAAATGAATGATTTATTTAATTACAAGCCAAATATTTTAGTTGTAGGTGATTTGATGCTTGATAGCTATATTTATAGTGAATGTAGTCGAATTTCACCTGAAGCACCTGTGCCTGTATTAAATATCAAAGATGAAAATAATCGTCTAGGCGGTGCATGCAATGTAGCAAATAATCTTTTAGCTTTTGGTGCAAATGTGTCATTGTGTGGCTTTATAGGTGATGATTATGATGGCAAGATTCTGTTATCAATGCTACAAAATATCCATATTGATACAAAATTTATAAAAATTTTATCAAATTATCATACGATTAAAAAAACAAGACTAATAGCACAAAATCAGCAAATAATGAGAGTTGATAAAGAATGCGATAAGGTTTATTTTGATTTTTCTACTCTTTTAGATGATATAGCTTTAAGTATTCAAAATTTTGATAGCGTGATTTTAAGCGATTATGCAAAAGGTGCTCTACCTACGCAATTTACACAAGATTTAATCACTCTAACAAATAAATATAATAAGCCAATTTTATGCGACCCAAAAGGCATAGACTATTCAAAATACAAAAATGCAACCATTATCACTCCAAATAAAAAAGAAGCCCAAAGTGCAACTAA encodes:
- the rfaD gene encoding ADP-glyceromanno-heptose 6-epimerase, with the protein product MKYIYDDLKDKNILITGGAGFIGSNIVHYLNRYHGESKIFIFDKFRDNTTFENGNLTSLGHFKNLLNFKGEVIVGDLANSNDLKKLDKYKFDYIFHEGAISDTTCKNQELIIKTNFESLDYFINKIKESEGVLIYASSAATYGNSKAPNIVGSGESPENAYGFSKLLMDMKLREIIQNNEDENFKIISLRYFNVYGSREYFKGSTASMILQLALQALRNKKVKLFEFGEQIRDFVYIKDVVQANIKAIEVNKSGIYNVGSGVARSFNDIVDILKLHIGDFEVEYIKNPYSFYQNHTQADISQTIKDLFYEPRYTLESGIKDYIDEIKRIYKDTK
- a CDS encoding protein-L-isoaspartate(D-aspartate) O-methyltransferase — encoded protein: MSIQHRQLERMVDNIDSKFKLSPKVKEAMLKVPREVFVPSAMHHNAYNLDALPIGLNQFISSPFTVAKMTEYLESNGCDSVLEIGCGSGYQAAILSKLFRRVFSIERIDKLRREAAERFRTLDIMNVSIRFDDGQNGWEMYAPFDRILFSAAASNISDKLASQLAEGGILVAPMIESNDKQVIKRFIKKNSKLQLLDIKGECSFVLIKNNVENY
- a CDS encoding LptF/LptG family permease, which produces MITDFFHNSVRYYLFSSFAKLFFVFFIILFFISSIVVLIGIAGVTFVVKISFGELLYLYLYSLPNSIFFILPITFFATAVLSLSKLSYDYELLVFFSLGISPSSIIKVFLPISILISMTLLIFSLAIVPLSNSAYRNFIDEKKTNIDVNIKPGEFGQQLGNWLIYVDNVENREYQNLVLFSKNGLEFESFILANKGNAKNAFGVFEMDLHNGIAYIADSDNFKKIIFENMIVRNKLGEARLRSYDLFDYWSKAFDGSSKKLSQLFSQSVLISLFPLFSIALLPLFGIANPRFHKNFSYLYIIVSILIFYTFTYIISSNIPLLGIPILLLLWGFVSYILYRRFILKFY
- a CDS encoding D-glycero-beta-D-manno-heptose 1,7-bisphosphate 7-phosphatase, producing the protein MQKAVFFDRDGIVNVDTQYIYKIEDFVYVDGFLDLFKSCKNKGYLLFIVTNQSGIGKGYYSLQDFLKLSSFMQDDLKSRLGFSFDKIYYCAHDVDFKCECRKPNIGMIKQALNDFDIDLKQSYIIGDKESDVEAGINSGINTTILFSTKNVASKADFVVDSLYQVNSIIK
- a CDS encoding carbon-nitrogen hydrolase family protein is translated as MTFNKRLYALQLKTKFDFEDNLKNIENISKGCGENAIIVTPEVAISGFCYQRMDKASEFSKIATERLIKASEDKTIVTTMIEKYNNKYWNNLKVFSRGVMVHKQTKSKLFPLGNEHHHFGSGKESEICLFDIDGIKCGALNCFEIRFPHLWNLIRGAEIIFVPGQWGKERKEHWETLSRALAIANQAFVICADSANYSMAKGSAIISPFGVVIKNDKREVVSSEVDLSEIKKMRKYINVGLA
- a CDS encoding A24 family peptidase, whose translation is MLDLIAILLGLCFGSFLNVVIIRIPQNKSVILPSSSCPHCGNKLKPYHNIPVLSYIFLGGKCGFCKSKISIMYPIVESVSAVLAYAIYLKFGYSFAALFIALSVLLFFALCIIDLKTLEVPDSVNFSAFIFALIGGILHFGDFLFVVASALSLAGFMTLLRFAMQNITKKDVLGEGDIIIIATMGALLGWKITFFAIFLSALFALVVLLILSKKDYKVPFVPFLFLGTLPTLFFPEFFNAYIENYIIQA
- a CDS encoding ribonucleotide-diphosphate reductase subunit beta, which gives rise to MSDKIAKRKKIYNPESSESVNERKVFNGDPTSMFDLNKIKYQWAYNLWKVMLANTWFPEEVGMAQDKRDYVSGLTEQEKLGYDRALAQLIFMDSLQTNNLIDNVNPYITSPELNLILVRQAYEEALHSQSYDVMVQAISDNSDEIYEMWRRDVELRNKNDHIADVYMDLAKNPTEQNLLKAFFANQILEGIYFYSGFSYFYTLAKSGKMLASANMIRFIQRDEVTHLVLFSSLINSVKKERPDLFTKSLEEEVIEMFRKAVDLESSWGEYITQGQILGLTIEIIRQYIEYLADERLERVGMKKLYNVKHPIKWVDQFSSFNDQKANFFESKVTNYSKGSISFDDF
- a CDS encoding sulfite exporter TauE/SafE family protein, whose product is MDHNIGHFVIENANYISIFIIALSASFSHCLGMCGGIVMAYSRIGVQSRAKRFASHFIYGFGRITTYMIIGAISAFLGSGIAVSQSTKGGVFIIIGFIMMLFGIFFLLNPKVLAFFEINIINNRIFKKLFSYFLSKNNLSSFYFLGLLNGAIPCGIVYFFALSASVSGGIFNGAIVMFIFGIATLVPMVLFGLFNSFLSSIKYRNIMNKIFGILILIFGVWTIIKGFRILFS